The Desmonostoc muscorum LEGE 12446 genome includes a region encoding these proteins:
- a CDS encoding aldo/keto reductase: MEKRCLGTTEVQITPILMGTWQAGKRMWVGIEDADSIKTIRAGFEAGITTIDTAEVYGEGHSEQIVAEALSDVRDRVEYATKVFANHLKYEQVIQACERSLTNLKTDYIDLYQIHWPSGAFNSEIVPIEETMSALNLLKEQGKIRAIGVSNFSSAQLAQAASYGRIDSLQPPYSLFWRQVEQDALPYCIEHNISILAYSPLAQGLLTGKFAAGHQFDPADNRAKNKLFQGENFELAQQALEKLRPIALLHNCTLAQLALAWLIAQPQANAIAGARYPQQAQDNALAAQIQLSAAELAEIDAIGRIVSDRFDNNPIMWEF; this comes from the coding sequence ATGGAAAAGCGATGTCTAGGTACAACTGAAGTGCAAATCACACCCATTCTGATGGGAACTTGGCAAGCCGGTAAAAGAATGTGGGTGGGAATTGAGGATGCTGACTCCATTAAAACAATTCGAGCAGGATTTGAAGCTGGTATCACAACAATCGATACTGCTGAAGTTTATGGTGAAGGACACTCTGAGCAAATTGTAGCTGAAGCTTTATCTGATGTGCGCGATCGCGTGGAGTATGCCACGAAAGTTTTCGCTAACCATCTAAAGTATGAACAAGTGATTCAGGCTTGTGAACGTTCCCTAACAAACCTAAAGACTGATTACATCGACCTTTACCAAATTCATTGGCCCTCCGGCGCTTTCAATAGTGAAATAGTACCTATCGAAGAAACTATGAGCGCTCTGAACTTGCTCAAGGAACAAGGTAAAATTCGAGCGATTGGTGTTTCCAATTTTTCTAGCGCCCAGTTGGCTCAAGCCGCGAGTTATGGACGTATTGATAGTTTACAACCACCTTATTCTCTATTCTGGAGACAGGTAGAACAAGATGCACTGCCTTATTGTATTGAACACAACATTTCTATCCTTGCTTATTCGCCTCTAGCACAGGGATTGCTGACAGGGAAATTTGCGGCCGGTCATCAATTTGACCCAGCAGATAACCGTGCTAAAAATAAACTGTTTCAAGGCGAAAACTTTGAACTAGCTCAACAAGCACTAGAAAAATTGCGTCCTATAGCCCTCCTTCATAATTGTACCCTTGCTCAGTTAGCTTTAGCGTGGTTAATTGCTCAACCTCAAGCAAATGCCATAGCCGGGGCGCGTTATCCCCAGCAAGCCCAAGACAACGCTTTAGCCGCCCAAATTCAACTTTCTGCCGCCGAATTGGCAGAAATTGATGCCATTGGACGTATTGTTAGCGATCGGTTTGATAACAATCCAATTATGTGGGAATTTTAA
- a CDS encoding biotin carboxylase — protein sequence MQLRSLTVIFISCLITFLSWVLTPPALALTQIKLFDISYKDCPAELAQGAVISSGSAAANCFIVIGKAENGTKKTVYDADIFGRIYDANNDSVMQNRTRLGSIAEVPPGLSDFELRISVPANQPTPLKLKQFKAAGFSAAVRK from the coding sequence ATGCAGTTGCGATCGCTCACGGTCATTTTTATTTCTTGTCTCATCACTTTTCTATCGTGGGTGCTTACTCCCCCCGCTCTAGCGCTGACACAGATTAAACTATTTGATATTTCCTATAAAGATTGTCCAGCAGAACTGGCACAAGGAGCTGTTATCAGTAGTGGTAGCGCCGCTGCCAATTGCTTCATTGTCATTGGCAAGGCAGAAAATGGTACTAAGAAAACAGTTTATGATGCAGATATTTTTGGACGCATCTATGATGCCAATAATGACTCAGTAATGCAAAACCGCACTCGTCTTGGTTCGATTGCTGAGGTACCACCAGGTCTTAGCGATTTTGAATTGAGAATTTCTGTGCCTGCAAATCAGCCTACTCCATTAAAGCTGAAGCAATTCAAGGCAGCTGGATTTAGCGCTGCGGTGCGGAAATAA
- a CDS encoding shikimate dehydrogenase, producing the protein MTKLITGKTKLLGVIGHPVEHSLSPVMHNAAIAHLGLDYVYLPFPIAPENLEIAIAGFAAVDIVGFSVTIPHKQAIIPLLSEITPVAQTIGAVNTVSRQNHKWVGTNTDIEGFIAPLQTTYQQDWSQKVAVILGNGGAARAVVAGCHQLGFAKIYVLGRNVQKLQAFCDSWSNSAIEENLQVGTWDELAKLIPQANLLVNTTPIGMYPKVDESPLSVEEIANLPTGAIAYDLIYVPKPTLFLEQAEKQGAIAIDGLEMLVQQGVAALKIWLQQENIPVEVMRQALQNHLGLGR; encoded by the coding sequence ATGACTAAATTAATTACAGGCAAAACTAAACTTTTAGGAGTAATCGGACATCCGGTGGAACATTCGCTGTCGCCGGTGATGCATAATGCGGCGATCGCTCATTTGGGATTAGATTATGTTTATCTGCCGTTTCCCATAGCACCAGAAAATTTGGAGATTGCGATCGCAGGTTTCGCAGCTGTTGATATTGTGGGCTTTAGTGTGACGATACCTCACAAACAAGCAATCATACCCCTGCTCTCAGAAATTACCCCTGTTGCTCAAACTATCGGTGCGGTGAATACTGTTAGCCGCCAAAATCACAAATGGGTAGGCACAAACACAGATATAGAAGGATTTATCGCTCCTTTGCAGACAACATATCAACAAGATTGGAGTCAAAAAGTAGCAGTAATTTTAGGCAACGGTGGTGCAGCTAGGGCAGTTGTCGCAGGATGTCACCAACTAGGTTTTGCCAAAATTTATGTGTTGGGGCGCAATGTGCAGAAATTACAAGCATTTTGCGATAGTTGGAGTAATTCAGCTATAGAAGAGAATTTGCAAGTCGGTACATGGGATGAACTAGCAAAATTGATTCCTCAAGCTAATCTGCTGGTAAACACAACGCCCATAGGTATGTATCCCAAGGTTGATGAGTCGCCTTTGAGCGTGGAGGAAATAGCGAATTTACCAACAGGTGCGATCGCCTACGATTTAATATATGTTCCTAAACCCACGCTATTTCTAGAGCAAGCAGAAAAACAAGGTGCAATTGCGATCGATGGATTAGAAATGCTAGTCCAACAAGGGGTAGCAGCATTAAAAATTTGGTTACAGCAGGAAAATATACCTGTAGAAGTCATGCGCCAAGCTTTACAAAATCACCTGGGTTTAGGGAGATAA
- a CDS encoding alpha/beta fold hydrolase encodes MQATTAPSTNPIPGKYWQWRGHNVYYVRAGEKQAQRPPLLLVHGFGASTDHWRKNITGLCQDFEVFAIDLLGFGRSAKPKLQYSGDLWRDQLHDFISEAIGQKAVLAGNSLGGYASLCVAAQRPDSAAGLVLLNSAGPFSESQPTSEPEALQSQIQPPKQPSSLEKLLGDSVKWIFQQPLAQSLLFQYVRQRWVIRQTLEKVYLDKSAVTDQLVEEIYRPAYDPGAMDVFVSVFSTPQGEKVDVLLKQLTCPLLMLWGEADPWINARERSQKFRQYYPQLTEHFLTAGHCPHDEVPDKVNQLLQDWVLSIAQ; translated from the coding sequence ATGCAGGCAACTACAGCCCCCTCTACAAACCCAATTCCTGGTAAATATTGGCAGTGGCGCGGGCACAATGTTTACTATGTGCGTGCGGGAGAGAAGCAAGCGCAACGTCCGCCTTTGCTTTTGGTACATGGATTTGGTGCTTCCACAGACCACTGGCGTAAGAATATCACGGGATTGTGTCAAGATTTTGAAGTGTTTGCGATCGACCTTTTGGGATTTGGGCGATCGGCAAAACCGAAATTGCAGTACAGTGGTGACTTATGGCGCGACCAACTTCACGATTTTATCAGTGAAGCGATCGGTCAAAAAGCAGTCTTGGCAGGTAATTCTCTTGGTGGCTATGCTAGCTTGTGTGTTGCAGCACAACGTCCTGATAGTGCGGCTGGTTTAGTGTTACTCAATAGTGCTGGGCCATTTAGCGAAAGTCAGCCGACATCTGAACCTGAAGCTTTACAAAGCCAAATTCAGCCTCCCAAACAACCCTCTTCTTTAGAAAAACTTTTGGGTGACTCGGTTAAGTGGATTTTTCAACAACCTTTAGCCCAATCTTTGTTATTTCAATACGTGCGACAACGTTGGGTAATTCGCCAAACCTTAGAAAAAGTTTATCTTGACAAGAGTGCAGTTACAGACCAATTAGTAGAAGAAATTTATCGTCCAGCTTACGATCCTGGGGCAATGGATGTGTTTGTTTCAGTTTTTAGCACGCCTCAAGGAGAAAAAGTTGATGTGCTACTCAAGCAATTAACTTGTCCTTTGTTAATGTTATGGGGAGAAGCCGATCCTTGGATAAATGCTAGAGAACGTTCTCAAAAGTTTCGTCAATATTATCCTCAACTTACAGAACATTTCCTAACCGCTGGCCATTGTCCCCATGACGAAGTTCCCGATAAAGTAAACCAACTTTTACAAGATTGGGTTTTGTCTATTGCCCAGTGA
- a CDS encoding DUF1802 family protein, producing the protein MMELTTTFHALKEWAVAVNALETGKTIMLLRKGGIHERNGHFQVAHNQILLYPTYEHQQAFMLKPEYANDVYPVTSGWHPDTIRIGSWAEITDILPVSDESIVNSLLPFHIWNEHFISDRLKWKPRQPLYILLLRTYKLPQEQEIAYYAKYSGCKSWIDLDQAIQLEGAKPVFSDFVYSQLVEKIRGIVGDKLYAPLF; encoded by the coding sequence ATGATGGAATTGACTACAACTTTTCATGCTCTCAAAGAATGGGCAGTCGCCGTAAATGCCTTGGAAACTGGCAAAACAATTATGTTGCTCCGCAAAGGCGGTATTCATGAACGAAATGGACATTTCCAAGTTGCCCACAACCAGATTTTGCTTTACCCTACTTATGAACATCAACAAGCTTTCATGCTCAAACCTGAGTATGCCAATGATGTTTATCCAGTAACATCAGGCTGGCATCCAGACACAATTCGCATCGGTAGTTGGGCTGAAATTACAGATATTTTGCCAGTTAGTGACGAGTCTATTGTCAACAGCTTACTTCCCTTTCATATTTGGAACGAGCATTTTATTAGCGATCGCCTCAAATGGAAACCACGCCAACCCCTATATATTCTGCTCTTACGGACTTATAAGCTACCCCAAGAACAAGAAATTGCTTATTATGCTAAATACAGCGGCTGTAAGTCGTGGATTGATTTAGACCAAGCAATTCAATTAGAAGGAGCAAAACCAGTTTTCTCTGATTTTGTATACAGTCAATTAGTAGAGAAAATTCGCGGGATTGTTGGTGATAAATTGTATGCTCCGCTGTTCTAA
- a CDS encoding PIN domain-containing protein — translation MSKQYKIYLDACCLNRPFDDQTQLRIYLEAQAIMTILSQCQSGTWRLINSSALIAELNQTPDLERLKNAKKLLSIAKIKIINSAFIEERAAELQKLGFSSYDATHIASAERSQADVFLTTDDRLFKKAQKSSQLINVKINNPIQWLTEVIQAEESNDENPK, via the coding sequence ATGAGCAAACAATATAAAATCTATCTTGATGCTTGTTGTTTAAATCGTCCGTTTGATGACCAGACACAATTGCGTATTTATTTAGAAGCACAGGCAATTATGACAATTCTGAGTCAATGTCAATCAGGAACTTGGAGACTTATCAATAGCAGTGCTTTAATTGCAGAATTAAACCAAACACCCGATTTAGAAAGACTCAAAAATGCCAAAAAATTACTCTCTATTGCTAAGATCAAAATTATTAATAGTGCCTTCATTGAAGAGAGAGCCGCTGAACTCCAAAAATTAGGATTCTCCAGCTATGATGCCACCCACATTGCTAGCGCCGAAAGAAGTCAAGCTGATGTATTTCTCACAACAGATGACAGACTCTTCAAAAAAGCCCAAAAAAGCTCTCAATTAATTAACGTTAAGATTAATAATCCCATTCAATGGCTGACAGAAGTAATACAAGCCGAGGAAAGCAATGATGAAAACCCAAAATGA
- a CDS encoding alpha/beta hydrolase, with amino-acid sequence MFLKPEFLFSWLALLLSLTSLFLSSWIILPAPNMFLLTLAVGAPEVSPWLFLLNLLSLLLSFFCITQRQLQPLACIVSLIGLLICGWVLVNIPLTQMQMAQAMKQELGADYLEKIPVQLSTKMQTHPFNLVNFFRGIASGKTRHQKDIIFAAPGGVPLKMEVYQPPQVGKYPALIVIYGGAWQHGNPSANPEFNQYIAQQGYTVFAIDYRHAPQYQFPAQLDDVRTALNFIHKHAAEYEADPERIVLLGRSAGAHLAMLAAYQPDAPPIRAVVSYYGPVNLTEGYKTPPSPDPINTRAVLKAFLGGSLDELPNQYKIASPINYLTHPLPPTLLIYGRRDHLVEARFGRQMYERLHGSGNTAVFLEIPWAEHSFDAVFNGVSNQLALYHTERFLAWALSIGSLH; translated from the coding sequence ATGTTCCTTAAACCGGAATTCCTTTTCTCATGGCTTGCATTATTACTAAGTTTGACAAGCCTATTTCTTAGCTCTTGGATTATACTTCCTGCTCCAAATATGTTTTTACTCACCCTAGCAGTGGGAGCGCCAGAAGTCAGTCCTTGGTTATTTTTATTAAATTTGCTCTCTTTATTACTTTCTTTTTTCTGCATTACTCAGCGTCAACTACAGCCTTTAGCTTGCATTGTCAGTTTAATCGGACTGCTAATTTGTGGATGGGTGCTAGTGAATATTCCACTCACTCAAATGCAGATGGCTCAAGCGATGAAACAAGAGTTAGGAGCAGATTATCTAGAAAAAATTCCAGTTCAACTAAGCACCAAAATGCAAACTCATCCCTTTAACTTAGTTAATTTCTTCCGGGGTATTGCATCAGGTAAAACGCGCCATCAAAAAGATATTATTTTTGCTGCTCCTGGGGGAGTACCTTTAAAAATGGAAGTTTACCAACCACCGCAGGTGGGAAAATATCCAGCACTGATAGTAATTTATGGTGGAGCTTGGCAACATGGAAATCCTAGCGCTAATCCTGAGTTTAATCAATATATTGCTCAGCAGGGATATACGGTATTTGCGATCGACTACCGACACGCACCTCAATATCAGTTCCCAGCACAGTTAGATGACGTGCGTACAGCCCTGAATTTTATTCACAAACATGCAGCCGAATATGAAGCCGATCCAGAACGTATTGTACTTTTAGGACGTTCTGCTGGGGCACACCTAGCAATGCTAGCGGCTTATCAACCGGATGCACCGCCCATCCGTGCTGTGGTCAGCTATTACGGGCCTGTTAATTTGACTGAGGGATACAAAACACCGCCAAGTCCCGATCCTATTAATACCCGTGCTGTTTTAAAAGCATTTCTCGGTGGTTCATTAGATGAATTACCTAATCAGTATAAAATTGCTTCACCGATAAATTACTTAACGCATCCTTTGCCGCCAACTTTATTAATTTACGGCAGGCGCGACCATTTGGTAGAAGCTCGATTTGGCAGACAGATGTATGAACGTTTACATGGCTCTGGTAACACTGCTGTTTTCCTAGAAATTCCTTGGGCAGAACACTCTTTTGATGCCGTTTTTAACGGTGTAAGCAATCAACTAGCGTTGTATCATACTGAGAGGTTTTTAGCTTGGGCGTTGAGCATTGGGAGTCTTCACTGA